In one window of Dehalococcoidia bacterium DNA:
- a CDS encoding PHP domain-containing protein, giving the protein MLIDLHCHTKVYSACSALTPDALVRAARMRGIDGVCITEHDAAWPTDDVRRLADEMDFTVLRGMEITTEIGHVLVFGVHAYHPSMARLADLHRIVRGEGACMYLAHPSRRYGTLPPDDLGTLFDSVETQNGTEGMLQNDTATRMAASLRLPGIGGSDAHSAREVGVCATEFDVEIRDETSFLWALRAGRYRAVRV; this is encoded by the coding sequence GTGCTGATTGACCTTCACTGTCACACGAAGGTGTACTCGGCGTGCAGCGCGCTCACGCCGGACGCGCTCGTGCGCGCCGCGCGAATGCGGGGCATCGATGGCGTGTGCATCACCGAGCACGACGCGGCATGGCCGACGGACGACGTGCGGCGGTTGGCGGACGAAATGGACTTTACGGTGTTGCGCGGCATGGAGATCACCACGGAGATCGGTCATGTGCTGGTCTTCGGCGTACACGCGTACCATCCTTCGATGGCGCGCCTGGCCGACCTGCACCGCATCGTCCGCGGCGAGGGCGCGTGCATGTACCTCGCCCACCCGAGCCGCCGCTACGGCACGCTGCCGCCGGACGATCTGGGGACGTTGTTTGACTCGGTCGAAACGCAGAACGGCACGGAGGGCATGCTGCAGAACGACACCGCCACCCGGATGGCGGCTTCGCTGCGCCTCCCGGGCATCGGCGGGAGCGACGCACACTCTGCACGCGAGGTTGGCGTGTGCGCGACGGAGTTCGATGTCGAGATCCGGGATGAAACGTCGTTTTTGTGGGCGTTACGCGCGGGCAGGTATCGCGCAGTTCGCGTCTAG
- a CDS encoding twin-arginine translocation signal domain-containing protein, which yields MGEDSILTTGWSRRKFLTTAAVTVGAAAVSLGAQCDPALIRKLQQGKNPQPPHHKVWVWQFSTDSEPDQIVANLGANGLGILMKTHDGVDWMSRYDRSRNAVNGPGQVANLVRFFEDRGVPFHAWSVIKGIDPIREAQMVADVLSAGARSLVLDLEGGAGFWAGTPADAARFGDHLRKLTPFGRVDISIDARPWRINLVPMPEFVALSDGIWPQLYWDTFNSAGNRDGYRNSGYPTGASGMTPEFLLDTTHVVLGGYNRDVIPVGQGAAIDPNTWSRFARRAWELGMGTVSVWRYGVTRYETLSYLGENRAGIAPQPPKPTLTPQSSSTRPPSPTKTTRATRTHTPTRTRTNTPTRTHTPTPAAPTQTLTPTHTPTV from the coding sequence ATGGGTGAAGATAGCATCCTGACGACGGGATGGTCGAGGCGGAAGTTTCTCACGACGGCGGCGGTAACCGTGGGCGCGGCGGCGGTGTCGCTGGGAGCGCAGTGCGACCCGGCGCTCATCCGAAAATTGCAGCAAGGCAAGAACCCGCAGCCACCGCACCACAAGGTGTGGGTCTGGCAGTTCTCCACTGACTCGGAGCCAGATCAGATCGTGGCGAACCTCGGCGCGAACGGCCTTGGCATCCTGATGAAGACGCACGACGGCGTCGACTGGATGTCGCGCTACGACCGCTCACGAAACGCCGTGAACGGCCCTGGCCAGGTCGCGAATCTCGTCCGCTTCTTCGAGGACCGCGGCGTGCCGTTTCACGCGTGGAGCGTGATCAAAGGCATCGACCCGATCCGCGAAGCCCAAATGGTCGCCGATGTCCTGTCGGCGGGCGCTCGCAGCCTCGTCCTCGACCTCGAGGGAGGAGCAGGCTTCTGGGCCGGCACTCCGGCCGACGCCGCCCGGTTCGGCGACCACCTGCGTAAGCTGACGCCGTTCGGGCGCGTGGACATCTCGATCGATGCACGTCCGTGGCGCATCAACCTCGTGCCGATGCCGGAATTCGTCGCGCTCAGCGACGGCATCTGGCCGCAACTCTACTGGGACACATTCAACTCGGCCGGCAACCGCGACGGCTATCGCAATTCCGGTTATCCGACCGGCGCGAGCGGCATGACGCCGGAGTTCCTGCTCGATACGACGCACGTGGTCCTCGGCGGTTATAACCGCGATGTCATCCCTGTCGGCCAGGGCGCCGCGATCGACCCGAATACGTGGTCGCGATTCGCGCGGCGCGCGTGGGAACTGGGGATGGGCACGGTTTCCGTGTGGCGGTACGGCGTGACGCGGTACGAAACGCTTTCGTACCTGGGCGAGAATCGCGCGGGCATCGCGCCGCAGCCGCCGAAGCCGACGCTGACGCCGCAGTCGTCTTCGACGCGTCCGCCGTCGCCGACGAAGACGACGCGAGCGACGAGGACGCACACGCCGACGCGTACGCGGACGAATACGCCGACGCGCACGCACACGCCAACACCGGCGGCGCCTACCCAGACGTTGACACCAACGCACACGCCGACCGTGTAG
- a CDS encoding Gfo/Idh/MocA family oxidoreductase — MTAARSLGIGFVGAGFMNGFHVRSLESVRDCHVAGIYSPTRANAEGLAAVSHARRVGEPNIHGSIADLVADTGVDAIWVACTNDTRVAVVEEIVDAVSTGKGELAGVAMEKPLARNLAEAKRLIELIESTELLHGYLENQVFQPSLVRGKEIVWRRAVPISGRPYLARAAEEHSGPHMPWFWSGERQGGGVLNDMLCHSYEAARFLLTGPDESREALQVEDVNAQIASLKWTRPEYAQILRDMSGGRVDYSRSPAEDFARAAVTLRAPGGEKALVEATTSWSFVGPALRLRAELLGPEYAMQVDSLMTDLTVFLSRRVQGDAGEDLVEKQNAEQGLMPVISDEPGVYGYVAENRHMVQAFLDGRMPAETWYDGLAVTEVLMACYKSAEDGKTLRFPIDLSEYVPAVARGEWKD; from the coding sequence ATGACGGCGGCACGCAGTCTCGGCATCGGATTTGTGGGAGCCGGCTTCATGAACGGCTTCCACGTGCGTTCGCTGGAGAGCGTGCGGGATTGCCACGTCGCCGGCATCTACAGCCCGACGCGTGCCAACGCCGAGGGCCTCGCCGCCGTTTCGCACGCGCGGCGCGTCGGTGAACCGAACATCCACGGGTCGATCGCCGATCTCGTCGCGGATACGGGCGTCGACGCGATTTGGGTGGCGTGTACGAACGATACGCGCGTCGCGGTCGTCGAGGAGATCGTCGATGCTGTGAGCACCGGCAAAGGTGAGCTCGCCGGCGTGGCGATGGAGAAGCCGCTTGCGCGCAATCTGGCGGAAGCGAAGCGCCTCATCGAACTGATTGAGTCGACGGAGTTGCTGCACGGCTACCTGGAGAACCAGGTGTTTCAGCCGTCGCTCGTGCGCGGCAAGGAGATCGTGTGGCGCCGCGCCGTGCCGATCTCCGGGCGGCCGTACCTCGCGCGCGCCGCGGAGGAGCATAGCGGGCCGCACATGCCGTGGTTCTGGAGCGGCGAGCGGCAGGGCGGCGGCGTGCTCAACGACATGCTGTGTCACAGTTACGAGGCGGCGCGCTTCCTGCTCACGGGCCCCGATGAATCACGCGAGGCCTTGCAGGTCGAAGACGTGAACGCGCAGATCGCATCGCTGAAGTGGACACGCCCCGAGTACGCACAGATCCTGCGCGACATGTCGGGCGGGCGCGTGGACTACAGCCGCTCGCCCGCGGAGGACTTCGCACGCGCGGCCGTTACCCTGCGCGCGCCGGGCGGTGAAAAGGCGCTGGTCGAGGCCACGACGTCTTGGAGCTTCGTCGGGCCGGCGCTGCGACTGCGCGCCGAACTGCTCGGCCCGGAGTACGCGATGCAGGTCGACAGCCTGATGACTGACCTCACCGTCTTCTTGAGCCGCCGCGTCCAGGGCGACGCGGGCGAGGACCTCGTCGAAAAACAGAACGCCGAGCAGGGGCTGATGCCGGTGATCTCGGACGAGCCGGGCGTCTACGGGTATGTAGCCGAGAACCGCCACATGGTGCAGGCGTTCCTCGACGGCCGCATGCCCGCCGAGACGTGGTACGACGGACTCGCGGTGACGGAGGTGCTCATGGCGTGCTACAAGTCCGCGGAGGACGGCAAAACGCTGCGGTTCCCCATCGACCTCAGCGAGTACGTGCCGGCCGTCGCGCGCGGCGAGTGGAAGGACTAG
- a CDS encoding class I SAM-dependent methyltransferase has product MPSFAYRISGFNRRRKWEIFLRDFAPQPADRVLDVGFSDNEYSATDNFLEKHYPYRAQITALGIDAPSLFPARYPDVKVVQYEGREFPLADNAFDVAWSNAVIEHVGQHEGRREAQILFLREIARVSTSAFVTTPNKWFPIEVHTRTPLLHWLPKRWFDRYLRWRGIDWAAGDYMDLLSLGEMRRLLRDAGITKYRIVQNRLMGLTLDFVVMIGEARTRPA; this is encoded by the coding sequence GTGCCGTCGTTTGCGTATCGCATCTCGGGATTCAACCGTCGTCGGAAGTGGGAGATTTTCCTGCGCGATTTTGCCCCGCAACCCGCCGACCGCGTGCTCGACGTAGGGTTCAGCGACAACGAATACAGCGCGACGGACAACTTCCTCGAAAAACACTACCCGTACCGAGCGCAGATCACGGCGCTCGGCATCGATGCGCCGTCGCTTTTCCCGGCGCGCTATCCCGATGTGAAGGTCGTGCAATACGAAGGACGAGAGTTCCCGCTCGCGGACAACGCATTCGACGTGGCGTGGTCGAACGCCGTCATCGAGCACGTTGGGCAGCACGAGGGGCGCCGGGAGGCGCAGATCCTGTTCTTGCGCGAGATCGCGCGCGTGTCGACATCGGCGTTCGTGACGACCCCCAACAAGTGGTTTCCTATCGAGGTGCACACGCGGACGCCGTTGTTGCACTGGCTCCCGAAGCGCTGGTTCGACCGCTATCTGCGCTGGCGGGGCATCGACTGGGCCGCGGGCGACTACATGGACCTGCTGTCGTTGGGCGAGATGCGCCGGTTGCTTCGCGACGCCGGCATCACGAAGTACCGCATCGTGCAGAACCGGCTGATGGGGTTGACGCTCGACTTCGTGGTGATGATCGGAGAGGCTCGCACGCGGCCCGCCTGA
- a CDS encoding Gfo/Idh/MocA family oxidoreductase yields the protein MAPRTVIIGAGFAARVVHLPGFTASGHQVAAICDVNEEPARKLAAQHNIPKIYANWREMIDTEKPDAVSVCLPNSLHKEPVLYALERGAHVLCEKPLAISVSDAHEMFEAARAADRVLMAAQLWRFDARSRAVKRCIDAGDLGEIYYGEATALRRMGIPTWGVFHQSQFSHGGALLDIGVHMLDLAMWLMGNPTPVRVSATAAAKFGKRPEIAKMLRNAWDPATFDVEDFAVALIHFNNGGSLLLRTSWAAHIDQETFSVRVLGTDAGCTTAPPAIYRNHEGMTIDQKINVGEAPAQNRQMAHWLRVVEGKEAPLVQPAETLNIQKIIDAAYRSAADGREVTIGE from the coding sequence ATGGCGCCGCGCACGGTCATCATTGGAGCGGGGTTCGCGGCGCGCGTCGTGCACCTGCCCGGATTCACGGCGTCGGGCCACCAGGTCGCCGCGATCTGCGACGTCAACGAAGAGCCGGCGCGCAAGCTCGCGGCGCAGCACAACATCCCGAAGATCTACGCCAACTGGCGCGAGATGATCGACACCGAGAAGCCGGACGCCGTGAGCGTCTGCTTGCCGAACTCACTGCATAAGGAGCCCGTGCTCTACGCGCTCGAGCGCGGCGCCCACGTGCTCTGCGAAAAGCCGCTCGCCATCAGCGTCAGCGACGCGCACGAGATGTTCGAGGCGGCGCGTGCTGCGGACAGGGTGCTGATGGCCGCCCAGTTGTGGCGCTTTGATGCACGCTCCCGCGCCGTCAAGCGCTGCATCGACGCCGGCGACCTCGGCGAGATCTACTACGGCGAAGCAACCGCGCTGCGCCGCATGGGCATCCCCACCTGGGGTGTCTTCCACCAGTCGCAGTTCTCGCACGGCGGCGCGCTGCTCGATATCGGCGTCCACATGCTCGACCTCGCGATGTGGCTCATGGGCAATCCCACGCCCGTGCGCGTCTCGGCGACGGCTGCCGCGAAGTTCGGCAAGCGCCCCGAGATCGCGAAGATGCTGCGCAACGCCTGGGATCCCGCCACGTTCGACGTCGAGGATTTTGCGGTAGCGCTCATCCACTTCAATAACGGCGGCTCGCTGCTGCTCCGCACGTCGTGGGCGGCGCACATCGACCAGGAGACGTTCTCCGTGCGCGTGCTCGGCACCGACGCGGGCTGCACGACCGCACCGCCGGCGATCTATCGCAATCACGAGGGCATGACGATCGACCAGAAGATCAACGTCGGCGAAGCGCCGGCGCAGAACCGCCAGATGGCGCACTGGCTGCGCGTGGTCGAGGGCAAAGAAGCGCCCCTCGTGCAGCCCGCCGAGACGCTCAACATCCAGAAGATCATCGATGCCGCGTATCGCTCCGCCGCCGACGGCCGCGAGGTTACGATCGGCGAGTAA
- a CDS encoding sugar phosphate isomerase/epimerase family protein has translation MSSPKFQISLAAWSLHRMYFAKEIDQLGMVDLCTDAGIGGFEMVNTFFPSPQYAYLKQLKQRADDRGVELLLIMCDGEGSMAGPERDKRLLAAKNHHKWIDIAAVLGCHAIRCNTGAQPGDADALERCVESFGALLEYADAAAIDVLIENHWGLSSEPDWLMELMRRVDHSRFGTLPDFGNFPDEIDRYDAVERMMPRAKAVSAKCYDFDDAGDETKVDFARMMAIVDAAAYRGWVGIEYEGERLGEREGIAACKRLLERFQ, from the coding sequence GTGTCCAGCCCGAAGTTCCAGATTTCACTCGCCGCCTGGTCGCTCCACCGGATGTACTTCGCGAAGGAGATCGACCAGCTCGGCATGGTCGACCTCTGCACGGACGCCGGCATCGGCGGCTTCGAGATGGTCAATACGTTCTTCCCGTCGCCGCAGTACGCGTATCTCAAGCAACTCAAGCAACGCGCCGACGACCGCGGCGTCGAGTTGCTGCTGATCATGTGCGACGGCGAGGGCAGCATGGCGGGCCCCGAGCGCGACAAGCGCCTCCTCGCCGCGAAGAACCACCACAAGTGGATTGATATCGCCGCGGTGCTCGGCTGCCACGCCATACGCTGCAACACCGGCGCCCAGCCCGGTGACGCCGATGCGCTCGAGCGCTGTGTCGAGTCGTTCGGCGCCCTGCTGGAATACGCCGACGCCGCCGCCATCGACGTGCTGATCGAAAACCACTGGGGACTGTCGTCGGAGCCGGACTGGCTCATGGAGTTGATGCGGCGCGTCGACCATTCGCGCTTCGGCACGCTTCCCGACTTCGGCAACTTTCCCGACGAGATCGACCGCTACGACGCCGTCGAACGCATGATGCCGCGCGCAAAGGCCGTCAGCGCCAAGTGCTACGACTTCGATGACGCCGGAGACGAGACGAAGGTCGACTTCGCGCGCATGATGGCGATCGTCGATGCAGCGGCGTACCGCGGCTGGGTCGGCATCGAATATGAGGGCGAGCGGCTGGGCGAGCGCGAAGGCATCGCGGCCTGCAAGCGCCTGCTCGAACGGTTTCAGTAG
- a CDS encoding DNA alkylation repair protein: protein MVADPAKTTKREMEHWVRDLNSWDLCDGTCFDLWRHTAHAYAKAHAWARRKPEFERRACFALMAGLAVSDKTASDEQFLPFLPLIEEASGDDRKYVRQAVNWALRQIGKRNPP from the coding sequence ATGGTCGCCGATCCCGCGAAGACGACGAAGCGAGAGATGGAGCACTGGGTGCGCGACCTGAACTCCTGGGACCTCTGCGATGGAACATGCTTCGATCTCTGGCGCCACACAGCGCACGCCTACGCGAAGGCTCACGCGTGGGCGCGCCGCAAGCCCGAGTTCGAGCGGCGCGCCTGCTTCGCACTCATGGCGGGGCTGGCGGTGAGCGACAAGACGGCGTCAGATGAGCAGTTCCTGCCATTCCTGCCACTGATCGAAGAGGCGTCGGGCGACGATCGCAAGTACGTGCGCCAGGCCGTGAACTGGGCGCTGCGCCAGATCGGCAAGCGCAACCCGCCCTGA